The following are encoded in a window of Mycolicibacterium tusciae JS617 genomic DNA:
- a CDS encoding phosphotransferase family protein, with the protein MKDRLEAVLRPALGDGVVVENLRALTGGASRTTWAFDAVTDERQALILRTGPPDDVHASMELEAAVQQRAAAAGAPVPQIVTAANSAAALGNPYLICNAIAGETIVRRIYRTLDDAGRDQLLRQCAQALADIHRADPADLGLSESDQLSEWRDRLDEMGDTTATFEWAFRWLAANRPSPSPHVLVHGDFRMGNLIVDESGLAAVLDWELVYTGEVYEDLAWFCIRAWRFGAPEDLGAGGLGSIESFLSAYESAAGTELDRDVFRWWLTVATLRWGVICRFQAERHLSGQTPSVELAAIGRRVAETEWDVLDLLTGGGPR; encoded by the coding sequence GTGAAGGACCGGCTCGAGGCAGTGCTCCGCCCCGCGCTGGGCGACGGTGTCGTCGTCGAGAACCTGCGGGCGTTGACCGGCGGGGCGAGCAGGACCACGTGGGCGTTCGACGCCGTCACCGATGAGCGGCAAGCGCTGATACTTCGCACCGGACCGCCGGACGATGTGCACGCGAGCATGGAGTTGGAGGCCGCTGTGCAGCAGCGTGCGGCCGCCGCAGGCGCTCCTGTCCCCCAGATCGTGACTGCCGCCAATTCCGCTGCTGCACTGGGTAATCCGTACCTGATCTGCAATGCGATCGCCGGAGAGACGATCGTCAGGCGGATCTACCGAACGCTCGACGACGCGGGCCGTGACCAGTTGCTTCGCCAGTGCGCGCAGGCGCTGGCGGACATCCACCGCGCCGATCCCGCCGACTTGGGCCTGAGCGAGTCCGACCAGCTCAGCGAATGGCGCGACCGGCTCGACGAAATGGGTGACACCACAGCGACGTTCGAATGGGCGTTTCGCTGGCTGGCCGCGAATCGCCCGTCGCCGTCACCGCACGTGCTCGTGCACGGTGACTTTCGGATGGGCAATCTGATCGTCGACGAGAGCGGGCTGGCGGCGGTCCTGGACTGGGAGCTGGTGTACACCGGCGAGGTGTACGAGGACTTGGCCTGGTTCTGCATCCGGGCGTGGCGCTTCGGCGCACCCGAAGACCTGGGTGCGGGTGGGCTGGGCAGCATCGAAAGTTTCCTGTCTGCCTACGAATCGGCGGCCGGCACCGAGCTCGATCGCGACGTGTTCCGCTGGTGGCTGACCGTCGCCACGCTGCGGTGGGGTGTGATCTGCCGATTCCAGGCCGAACGGCATCTGTCGGGCCAGACACCCTCGGTCGAGTTGGCCGCGATCGGTCGCCGCGTCGCCGAAACCGAATGGGACGTTCTGGATCTGCTGACGGGAGGTGGTCCCCGATGA
- a CDS encoding DUF6285 domain-containing protein, with protein sequence MTGLYGRPTAAELIAAVADFLDNEVREAIEGPVNFHARVASNVLRIVERELLDGSTADVTSALDGLGYGDENELAMAIRAGDLDDRGADVLAALRTIVRRRLDVAHPGYAE encoded by the coding sequence ATGACCGGGCTCTACGGACGGCCGACGGCTGCCGAACTGATCGCGGCCGTCGCCGATTTTCTCGACAACGAGGTGCGCGAGGCGATTGAAGGCCCGGTCAACTTCCACGCGCGCGTCGCCTCGAACGTGTTGCGCATCGTCGAACGCGAACTGCTCGACGGGTCCACCGCCGACGTCACCTCGGCTCTTGATGGTCTGGGCTACGGCGACGAAAACGAGCTCGCAATGGCCATCCGCGCCGGCGATCTCGACGACCGTGGCGCGGACGTATTGGCGGCCCTGCGCACGATCGTGCGGCGCCGCCTCGATGTCGCTCACCCCGGCTATGCCGAGTGA
- a CDS encoding nuclear transport factor 2 family protein — translation MASTDSGSIVDVADQLFGAIAASDIATVKQLFDDDVLVWHSGDTRDSAKERASKVIDWFINATIDRRYEILDRQFFDGGFVQQHILHANGSNGGSIKMRVCIVIKVGTDGLITRIDEYFDPAEMAPLLDSTN, via the coding sequence ATGGCCAGCACGGATTCCGGCTCGATCGTCGACGTCGCCGATCAACTGTTCGGCGCGATCGCAGCCAGTGACATCGCCACGGTGAAGCAGCTGTTCGACGACGACGTGCTGGTCTGGCACTCGGGCGACACCAGGGACAGCGCGAAAGAGCGCGCCTCAAAGGTCATCGACTGGTTCATCAATGCGACCATCGATCGCCGCTATGAGATCCTCGACCGACAGTTCTTTGACGGCGGTTTCGTGCAGCAGCACATCCTGCACGCCAACGGCAGCAACGGCGGATCGATCAAAATGCGCGTCTGCATCGTTATCAAGGTGGGCACCGACGGGCTGATCACCCGCATCGACGAGTACTTCGACCCGGCGGAAATGGCCCCACTGCTAGATTCGACGAACTGA
- a CDS encoding YceI family protein produces MASLSEFFSDPASAGAWTAVADQSAIEAKSKSFWGAMPVKVRFTEFSGDGQVTAPQTVFGRIDVKAASLRTGMGKRDDHLRSADFFEAEKFPDISVVVTGADAVDVDTVSLRAQVTIKDTTKPLELKAKVAPVGDGGMRLSTQATINRQDFGVDGNMMGMIGDNVTISGDIVFRRAG; encoded by the coding sequence ATGGCAAGCCTCAGCGAATTTTTCAGCGATCCAGCTTCGGCCGGGGCGTGGACGGCCGTCGCCGATCAATCCGCCATCGAGGCGAAGAGCAAGTCCTTCTGGGGCGCAATGCCGGTGAAAGTCCGCTTCACCGAGTTCAGCGGCGACGGCCAAGTCACCGCCCCCCAAACGGTTTTCGGCCGCATCGATGTCAAGGCCGCATCGCTGCGCACCGGAATGGGAAAGCGGGACGACCACCTGCGCTCCGCTGATTTCTTCGAGGCCGAGAAGTTCCCGGACATCAGCGTGGTGGTCACCGGCGCGGACGCTGTCGACGTCGACACCGTCAGTCTGCGTGCACAAGTGACCATCAAGGACACGACAAAGCCGCTGGAGCTCAAGGCGAAAGTGGCGCCGGTCGGCGACGGCGGAATGCGGCTGTCGACACAGGCGACGATCAACCGCCAGGACTTCGGCGTCGACGGCAACATGATGGGGATGATCGGCGACAACGTGACGATCTCGGGCGACATCGTGTTCCGGCGCGCGGGCTAG
- a CDS encoding response regulator transcription factor: protein MVEPSPLRVLVYSDNPRTREQVQLALGKRVHPDLPELTYVEIATGPMVIVQMDKGGFDLVILDGEASPVGGMGIAKQLKDEIADCPPVLVLTGRPDDRWLANWSRAEAAVPHPIDPIRLGDAVVSLLRTPVQ, encoded by the coding sequence ATGGTCGAGCCATCGCCGCTTCGGGTCCTCGTCTACAGCGACAATCCCAGGACCCGAGAACAGGTGCAGCTCGCGCTCGGCAAGCGCGTGCACCCGGATCTGCCCGAGCTGACATACGTCGAGATCGCTACCGGTCCGATGGTGATTGTGCAGATGGACAAGGGCGGTTTCGATCTGGTGATCCTCGACGGAGAGGCCAGCCCCGTGGGCGGCATGGGAATCGCCAAACAGCTCAAGGACGAGATCGCCGACTGCCCGCCTGTGCTCGTCCTCACCGGACGACCCGATGACCGTTGGCTAGCCAACTGGTCGCGCGCCGAGGCTGCGGTACCCCACCCGATCGACCCGATTCGGCTCGGCGACGCGGTGGTGTCGCTACTGCGCACACCCGTGCAATAA
- a CDS encoding NADH-quinone oxidoreductase subunit A: MDLYTPILVLGAIAAAFAIGSVGIALLIGPRRYNHSKLEAYECGIEPVPELASAHSAGQRFPIKYYLTAMLFIIFDIEIVFLYPWAVAFDNLGLFALVEMLLFMVVVFVAYAYVWRRGGLAWD; encoded by the coding sequence ATGGATTTGTACACCCCAATACTGGTGCTCGGCGCCATCGCGGCGGCGTTCGCGATCGGCTCGGTCGGCATTGCGCTGCTGATCGGCCCGAGGCGCTACAACCACTCCAAACTCGAGGCCTACGAGTGCGGCATTGAGCCGGTCCCTGAACTGGCCAGCGCTCACTCGGCAGGCCAGCGGTTCCCGATCAAGTACTACCTGACCGCGATGTTGTTCATCATCTTCGACATCGAGATCGTTTTCCTGTATCCGTGGGCCGTCGCATTCGACAATCTCGGACTGTTCGCGCTGGTAGAGATGCTTCTCTTCATGGTGGTGGTGTTCGTCGCCTACGCGTACGTCTGGCGTAGAGGAGGCCTGGCATGGGACTAG
- a CDS encoding NuoB/complex I 20 kDa subunit family protein, whose protein sequence is MGLEEKLPGGILLSTVEQVAGYIRKGSLWPATFGLACCAIEMMATAGPRFDISRFGMERFSATPRQADLMIVAGRVSQKMAPVLRQIYDQMAEPKWVLAMGVCASSGGMFNNYAIVQGVDHVVPVDIYLPGCPPRPEMLLHAILKLHDKIQEMPLGVHREEAIREAEKAALSVTPTIELKGLLR, encoded by the coding sequence ATGGGACTAGAAGAGAAGCTGCCCGGCGGGATTCTGCTTTCGACGGTCGAGCAGGTCGCCGGCTATATCCGGAAGGGCTCGCTGTGGCCCGCGACCTTCGGGCTCGCCTGCTGCGCGATCGAGATGATGGCGACGGCGGGTCCGCGCTTCGACATCTCGCGATTCGGCATGGAGCGATTCTCGGCGACACCACGGCAGGCCGACCTGATGATCGTCGCAGGTCGCGTGAGCCAGAAAATGGCGCCGGTGCTCCGCCAGATCTACGACCAGATGGCCGAGCCTAAATGGGTGCTGGCGATGGGTGTGTGCGCCTCCTCAGGAGGCATGTTCAATAACTACGCGATCGTGCAGGGCGTCGACCACGTCGTCCCGGTCGACATCTACCTACCCGGATGCCCGCCTCGGCCCGAGATGCTGCTGCACGCAATCCTCAAGCTGCACGACAAGATTCAGGAGATGCCGCTCGGCGTTCACCGCGAGGAGGCGATCCGCGAAGCTGAGAAGGCCGCACTATCGGTCACACCGACCATCGAGCTCAAGGGTTTGCTGCGGTGA
- a CDS encoding NADH-quinone oxidoreductase subunit C: MSPGEEQTTSTENTGQQANIEPPEVIGVRRGMFGASGSGDTSGYGRLVRPVALPGSSPRPYGGYFDEVVDTLAAVLGEDGYAASIERVVVFRDELTLEVRREELPAVAQALRDDPGLRFELCLGVSGVHYPDDSGRELHAAYPLLSITHNRRIRVEVATPDDDPHIPSLYAVYPTVDWHERETYDFFGIIFDGHPALTRIEMPDDWVGHPQRKDYPLGGIPVEYHGAEIPPPDQRRSYN, from the coding sequence ATGAGCCCCGGCGAAGAGCAAACAACCTCGACTGAGAACACTGGTCAGCAGGCAAATATCGAACCGCCCGAGGTCATCGGGGTACGCCGCGGCATGTTCGGGGCCAGTGGCTCCGGCGATACGTCGGGCTACGGCCGTCTGGTCCGTCCGGTCGCGCTGCCAGGCAGTTCACCACGCCCCTACGGCGGCTATTTCGACGAGGTCGTCGACACGCTGGCCGCGGTACTCGGCGAGGACGGCTACGCCGCGTCGATCGAGCGGGTGGTGGTCTTCCGCGACGAGCTGACGCTCGAAGTTCGGCGCGAGGAGCTACCCGCGGTGGCGCAAGCCCTGCGTGACGATCCCGGTCTGCGATTCGAGCTGTGCCTCGGAGTCAGCGGCGTGCACTATCCCGACGACAGCGGCCGTGAGCTGCACGCGGCGTACCCCCTGCTGTCGATCACCCACAACCGCCGGATCCGCGTGGAAGTCGCCACACCCGACGACGACCCGCACATCCCCTCGTTGTACGCGGTCTATCCGACCGTCGACTGGCACGAGCGCGAAACCTACGACTTCTTCGGCATCATCTTCGACGGCCATCCCGCCCTGACGCGTATCGAGATGCCCGATGACTGGGTAGGACACCCGCAACGCAAGGACTACCCGTTGGGCGGTATCCCGGTCGAGTACCACGGCGCCGAGATCCCGCCGCCCGATCAGCGGAGGTCGTACAACTGA
- the nuoD gene encoding NADH dehydrogenase (quinone) subunit D, with the protein MSTSPTPPNPSKSGGTETVVVVGGQDWDQVVEAAKQSAASHAGERIVVNMGPQHPSTHGVLRLILEIEGETIVEIRCGIGYLHTGIEKNLEFRTWTQGVTFVTRMDYLSPLFNETVYCLGVEKLLGVTDDIPERASVIRVMMMELNRISSHLVALATGGMELGSMGAMFYGFREREQILSIFETITGLRMNNAYIRPGGVAMDLPDEAIPEIRDMLKLMPKRLKDLEDLLSENYIWKARTQGIGYLDLTGCMALGITGPCLRSTGLPHDLRKSQPYCGYETYDFDVITDDACDSYGRYLIRVKEMHESLKIIEQCVERLDVPTPGPVMIQDKKLAWPADLKLGPDGLGNSPEHIAKIMGHSMEGLIHHFKLVTEGIRVPAGQVYVAVESPRGELGVHMVSDGGTRPYRVHYRDPSFNNLQAVAAMCEGGMVADAITAVASIDPVMGGVDR; encoded by the coding sequence ATGAGCACATCCCCCACCCCGCCCAACCCTTCTAAATCGGGCGGTACCGAAACAGTTGTCGTCGTCGGCGGCCAGGACTGGGACCAGGTTGTCGAGGCCGCAAAGCAGAGCGCGGCTTCGCACGCCGGAGAACGCATCGTCGTCAACATGGGCCCGCAGCACCCGTCCACCCATGGAGTGCTGCGACTGATCCTCGAGATCGAAGGCGAGACGATCGTCGAGATCCGTTGTGGCATTGGGTATCTACACACCGGCATTGAGAAGAACCTCGAGTTCCGCACCTGGACGCAGGGTGTCACCTTCGTAACTCGGATGGACTACCTCTCACCGCTTTTCAACGAGACGGTGTACTGCCTCGGGGTGGAGAAGCTACTCGGCGTCACCGATGACATCCCCGAGCGCGCCAGCGTCATTCGCGTGATGATGATGGAACTCAACCGGATTTCCTCACACCTGGTCGCCCTGGCCACCGGCGGCATGGAGCTGGGTTCCATGGGCGCGATGTTCTACGGGTTCCGCGAACGCGAGCAGATCCTGTCGATCTTCGAGACCATCACCGGGCTCCGGATGAACAATGCCTACATCCGGCCCGGCGGCGTGGCGATGGACCTGCCGGACGAGGCCATCCCGGAGATCCGCGACATGCTCAAGCTGATGCCCAAGAGGCTCAAGGACCTCGAGGACCTGCTGAGCGAGAACTACATCTGGAAGGCGCGCACCCAGGGCATCGGCTATCTAGACCTGACGGGGTGCATGGCGCTGGGCATCACCGGCCCCTGCCTGCGCTCCACGGGCCTGCCCCACGACCTGCGTAAGTCGCAGCCCTACTGCGGGTATGAGACCTACGACTTCGACGTGATCACCGACGACGCCTGCGACTCGTATGGCCGCTACCTGATCAGGGTCAAGGAGATGCACGAGTCGTTGAAGATCATCGAGCAGTGCGTCGAACGCCTCGATGTGCCGACTCCCGGACCCGTGATGATCCAGGACAAGAAGTTGGCGTGGCCCGCCGATCTGAAACTCGGGCCCGACGGACTCGGCAACTCCCCCGAACACATCGCCAAGATCATGGGCCACTCGATGGAGGGGCTGATTCACCACTTCAAGCTCGTCACTGAGGGGATCCGGGTCCCCGCGGGGCAGGTCTACGTCGCGGTCGAGTCGCCGCGCGGTGAACTCGGCGTGCACATGGTTTCCGACGGCGGCACCCGCCCGTACCGCGTGCACTACCGGGATCCTTCGTTCAACAACCTGCAGGCCGTGGCGGCGATGTGCGAGGGCGGCATGGTCGCCGACGCCATCACCGCGGTGGCTTCGATCGACCCGGTAATGGGAGGCGTGGACAGGTGA
- the nuoE gene encoding NADH-quinone oxidoreductase subunit NuoE, whose translation MTVFLELGQRPDEPGPPIRGAKTYPAEVTARLTADADKVIAKYPHPRSALLPLLHLVQSEDGCLTPAGIAFCAKKLGLTDAEVTAVATFYSMYRRTPTGEYLVGVCTNTLCAIMGGDAILEALQDHLGVHAGETTEDGRVTLEHIECNAACDYAPVVMVNWEFFDNQTPSSARDLVDGLREGQPPIPTRGAPLCTFKETARVLAGLPDPEAAAAQTPTGDATLAGLRIAKERGMEAPAADAVTDSHSGPDDEKVAAEATKNQPAPGPSANIPAEPKEPETDPKATDSNT comes from the coding sequence GTGACTGTGTTCCTCGAGCTTGGTCAGCGTCCCGATGAGCCCGGCCCACCGATCCGTGGCGCCAAGACATACCCGGCCGAGGTGACCGCGCGACTGACGGCCGACGCCGACAAGGTCATCGCCAAGTATCCGCACCCTCGCTCGGCATTGCTGCCGTTGCTGCACCTCGTCCAGTCCGAGGACGGATGTCTGACACCCGCAGGTATCGCGTTCTGCGCCAAGAAGTTGGGGCTGACCGACGCCGAAGTGACAGCGGTCGCCACGTTCTACTCGATGTACCGCCGCACACCGACCGGTGAATACCTGGTCGGCGTGTGCACCAACACACTCTGCGCAATCATGGGTGGAGATGCGATTCTCGAAGCGCTGCAAGATCATCTGGGCGTTCACGCCGGCGAGACAACCGAGGATGGCCGGGTCACTCTCGAGCATATTGAGTGCAACGCCGCATGCGACTACGCGCCGGTAGTGATGGTCAACTGGGAGTTTTTCGACAACCAGACACCGTCGTCGGCCCGCGACCTCGTCGACGGATTGCGCGAGGGCCAACCGCCCATCCCGACCCGCGGCGCGCCGCTGTGCACTTTCAAGGAGACCGCGAGAGTCCTTGCAGGCCTCCCGGATCCGGAAGCGGCAGCCGCGCAGACCCCGACCGGGGACGCCACCCTCGCCGGATTGCGGATCGCCAAGGAGCGCGGCATGGAGGCACCGGCGGCCGACGCAGTGACGGATTCGCACAGCGGCCCCGACGACGAGAAGGTCGCCGCCGAGGCGACCAAGAACCAACCCGCACCGGGTCCGTCGGCGAACATACCGGCAGAGCCGAAGGAACCCGAAACCGACCCGAAGGCAACGGATTCGAACACATGA
- the nuoF gene encoding NADH-quinone oxidoreductase subunit NuoF, protein MTPLTPVLSRFWDEPEPWSMETYRRHDGYVALERALAMDPDDLIATVKDSGLRGRGGAGFPTGTKWSFIPQDDTGAGAKPHYLVVNADESEPGTCKDIPLMLTTPHFLVEGVIIAAYAIRAHHAFIYVRGEVLPVLRRLQAAVAEAYDAGYLGTDILGSGFDLELIVHAGAGAYICGEETALLDSLEGRRGQPRLRPPFPAVAGLYASPTVVNNVESIASVPPVLLNGVDWFRSMGTEKSPGFTLYSLSGHVTTPGQYEAPLGITMRELLDYSGGIRAGHKLKFWTPGGSSTPLLTDEHLDVPLDYEGMAGVGTMLGTKALQVFDETTCVVRAVRRWTQFYAHESCGKCTPCREGTYWLAQIYARLETGAGTEADIDKLLDIADNINGKSFCALGDGAAAPILSSIKFFRDEYYEHLAGGCPFDPHASTLMATEGVGV, encoded by the coding sequence ATGACGCCACTAACGCCCGTGTTGAGCCGGTTCTGGGACGAGCCGGAGCCCTGGTCGATGGAGACCTACCGTCGTCATGACGGCTACGTCGCGCTCGAACGCGCGCTCGCCATGGACCCCGACGACCTGATCGCGACCGTGAAGGATTCGGGTCTGCGCGGGCGCGGTGGTGCAGGCTTCCCGACAGGTACCAAGTGGTCGTTCATTCCGCAGGACGACACCGGCGCCGGCGCCAAGCCGCACTACCTCGTCGTCAACGCCGACGAGTCCGAGCCCGGTACTTGTAAAGACATTCCGTTGATGCTGACCACCCCGCACTTTCTGGTGGAGGGTGTCATCATCGCCGCGTATGCGATCCGGGCGCACCATGCGTTCATCTACGTCCGCGGCGAGGTGTTGCCGGTGCTGCGGCGGCTGCAGGCGGCGGTCGCCGAGGCATACGACGCGGGCTATCTGGGCACCGACATTCTGGGCTCGGGCTTCGACCTGGAACTGATCGTGCATGCCGGCGCGGGCGCCTACATCTGCGGTGAGGAGACGGCGCTGCTGGACTCCCTGGAAGGCCGTCGCGGACAGCCGCGCCTACGCCCGCCGTTTCCCGCAGTCGCCGGCCTGTACGCCTCTCCGACGGTGGTCAACAATGTCGAATCCATCGCCAGCGTGCCACCCGTGCTGCTCAACGGTGTGGACTGGTTCCGGTCGATGGGCACGGAAAAATCACCCGGCTTCACGCTGTATTCGCTGTCGGGTCACGTCACCACGCCCGGACAGTACGAGGCGCCACTGGGCATCACGATGCGCGAACTGCTCGATTATTCCGGCGGAATCAGGGCCGGCCACAAGCTGAAGTTCTGGACGCCCGGCGGCTCGTCCACACCGCTTCTGACCGACGAACACCTCGACGTGCCATTGGATTACGAAGGCATGGCGGGGGTCGGAACAATGCTCGGCACCAAGGCACTGCAGGTGTTCGACGAAACTACCTGTGTGGTCCGCGCGGTGCGCCGTTGGACGCAGTTCTACGCACATGAATCGTGCGGTAAGTGCACACCGTGCCGGGAAGGCACGTACTGGTTGGCGCAGATCTACGCGCGCCTGGAGACCGGAGCGGGCACCGAGGCCGACATCGACAAGCTGCTCGACATCGCCGACAACATCAACGGAAAGTCGTTCTGTGCGTTGGGTGACGGTGCGGCCGCACCGATCCTGTCGTCGATCAAGTTCTTCCGCGACGAGTACTACGAGCACCTGGCGGGCGGCTGCCCGTTCGATCCGCACGCGTCGACTCTGATGGCAACAGAAGGGGTGGGGGTCTAG
- a CDS encoding NADH-quinone oxidoreductase subunit G, producing MTVTEPAHDAPPVEMVNLTIDGAEVSVPKGTLVIRAAELIGIQIPRFCDHPLLDPVGACRQCLVEVEGQRKPMASCTITCTPDMVVRTQMTSESADKAQQGVMELLLINHPLDCPVCDKGGECPLQNQAMSNGRPETRFEDVKRTFPKPINISSEVLLDRERCVLCARCTRFSEQIAGDPFIELLERGALQQVGIAPGEPFQSYYSGNTVQICPVGALTGAAYRFRARPFDLVSSPSVCEHCSSGCAQRTDHRRGKVMRRLAGDDPEVNEEWNCDKGRWAFNYTTQGDRITTPLVREKGELRPASWSEAINVACTALAAARGNAGVLVGGRLTVEDAYAYSKFARMVLDTNDIDFRARAHSAEEADFLAAHIAGQPMTVTYADLENAPAVLLAGLEPEEESPIVFLRLRKAVRKNGLVVKAIAPFATRSLGKMRGELIATVPGGEGAALDALTDDAQLKLPGAVILVGERLATSPGALSAAARLAAATGARLAWIPRRAGERGALEAGALPGLLPGGRPVSDVTAREQTANGWHVGELPSTPGRDTAGIITAARKGELGALLVGGVELADLPDPDAALAAIDAAPFVLSLELRESAVTERADVVFPVAPVVEKGGAFVNWEGRIRPFEPALQTNATPDRRVLQFLADELGVDLNLPTALAAGEEMAQLGLWSGQRSGGPSVSPSQPEKPDTGHAVLAGWRMLLDDGRLQDGEPHLAGTARQPVTRMSAVTASEIGAADDDLVTVRTERGEITLPLLITDMPDGTVWLPMNSPQSAVYRQLGVTTGTVVSIGRASI from the coding sequence ATGACGGTGACCGAACCGGCCCACGACGCCCCGCCCGTCGAGATGGTGAACCTCACCATCGACGGTGCCGAGGTGAGTGTGCCCAAGGGCACCTTGGTGATTCGGGCTGCCGAACTGATCGGCATCCAGATCCCGAGGTTCTGTGACCACCCGCTGCTCGATCCCGTGGGCGCCTGCAGGCAGTGTCTGGTCGAGGTCGAGGGGCAACGCAAGCCCATGGCCTCGTGCACCATCACCTGCACACCGGACATGGTGGTGCGCACGCAGATGACGTCGGAGTCTGCGGACAAGGCCCAGCAGGGAGTAATGGAACTGCTGCTGATCAACCATCCCCTCGACTGCCCGGTGTGTGACAAAGGCGGTGAATGCCCGCTGCAGAACCAGGCGATGTCCAACGGCCGCCCCGAGACTCGGTTCGAAGACGTCAAGCGAACGTTCCCCAAACCGATCAACATCTCATCCGAAGTGCTGCTGGATCGGGAACGCTGCGTGCTGTGCGCGCGATGCACCAGGTTCTCCGAGCAAATCGCCGGCGACCCGTTCATCGAACTGCTCGAACGCGGTGCGCTGCAACAGGTGGGCATCGCGCCCGGCGAGCCGTTCCAGTCGTACTACTCCGGAAACACGGTGCAGATATGCCCGGTCGGCGCGCTCACCGGCGCGGCCTACCGGTTCCGCGCTCGCCCGTTCGACCTGGTGTCCAGCCCCAGCGTGTGCGAACACTGCTCGTCGGGGTGCGCCCAGCGCACCGACCACCGCCGCGGAAAAGTCATGCGCCGATTGGCCGGTGACGACCCGGAGGTCAACGAGGAGTGGAACTGCGACAAGGGACGCTGGGCGTTCAACTACACGACCCAGGGTGACCGCATCACCACTCCCCTGGTCCGTGAGAAGGGCGAGCTGCGACCGGCCTCGTGGTCGGAAGCCATCAACGTGGCGTGTACCGCACTCGCCGCCGCACGCGGTAACGCGGGGGTGCTGGTCGGCGGACGGCTGACCGTTGAGGACGCGTACGCGTACTCGAAGTTCGCCCGAATGGTGTTGGACACCAATGACATCGACTTCCGTGCCCGCGCCCACAGCGCCGAGGAGGCCGATTTCCTGGCCGCGCACATCGCGGGCCAGCCGATGACGGTGACCTACGCCGACCTCGAAAACGCGCCCGCTGTGCTGCTGGCCGGGCTGGAGCCCGAAGAGGAATCGCCGATCGTGTTCCTGCGGTTGCGTAAGGCGGTCCGCAAGAACGGACTTGTTGTGAAGGCGATCGCGCCGTTCGCCACGCGATCGCTTGGCAAGATGCGCGGTGAACTGATTGCGACGGTCCCCGGCGGTGAGGGCGCGGCACTTGACGCTCTGACCGATGACGCACAGCTGAAGCTTCCGGGTGCCGTCATCCTGGTCGGCGAGCGCCTGGCAACCTCGCCCGGAGCGCTTTCTGCCGCAGCCAGATTGGCCGCCGCGACCGGCGCCCGACTGGCATGGATACCCAGACGGGCCGGTGAGCGCGGTGCGCTGGAGGCGGGGGCACTGCCCGGTCTGCTGCCCGGTGGTCGACCGGTCAGCGATGTCACTGCCCGCGAACAGACCGCCAACGGATGGCATGTCGGTGAGCTGCCGAGCACGCCCGGACGCGACACCGCCGGCATCATCACCGCGGCCCGCAAGGGCGAGTTGGGCGCGCTGCTGGTTGGCGGCGTCGAATTGGCCGACCTCCCCGATCCGGATGCGGCCCTGGCGGCGATCGACGCCGCACCGTTCGTGCTGAGCCTCGAGCTGCGGGAGAGCGCGGTCACCGAACGCGCGGACGTGGTCTTCCCGGTGGCCCCAGTCGTGGAGAAGGGCGGTGCGTTTGTCAACTGGGAGGGCCGGATTCGCCCGTTCGAGCCGGCGCTGCAGACCAACGCCACCCCCGATCGGCGGGTCCTGCAGTTCCTCGCCGACGAGCTCGGTGTCGACCTGAACCTGCCGACGGCGCTTGCCGCGGGTGAGGAGATGGCGCAGCTGGGACTGTGGTCGGGTCAACGGTCAGGCGGGCCATCGGTGTCGCCGTCGCAGCCCGAGAAGCCCGACACGGGCCACGCGGTGCTGGCCGGCTGGCGCATGCTGCTCGACGACGGACGCCTGCAGGACGGCGAACCACACCTGGCCGGCACCGCCCGGCAACCGGTCACCCGGATGTCAGCGGTCACCGCGAGCGAGATCGGCGCTGCGGACGACGATCTGGTGACCGTGCGTACAGAACGCGGCGAGATTACGCTGCCCCTGCTGATCACCGACATGCCCGACGGCACCGTGTGGCTGCCGATGAACTCACCCCAGTCGGCGGTATACCGGCAGCTCGGTGTGACGACAGGAACCGTCGTGTCGATCGGGCGGGCCTCGATATGA